The region CACCGTCGCGCCCAGGATGCCGAGGGCGAGATAGAGCATGTCGGGATTGGTGACGATCTCCGTCGTCGGGGCGAAGCCTGTGATCACACCGGCCCAATCCGGGTCGGCCATGGCGATCTGAATGCCGAAGCACACCGCGATGACGCCGAGCAGGGTGATGATGAAGGCCTCGACCCAGCGGAAGCCGAGATTCTGCAGATAGAGAATCAGGAACACGTCGAGCGCCGTGATGACGACGCCGATTTCGAGGGGAACGTCGAAGAGCAGGTTGAGTCCGATGGCCGTCCCGATCACTTCCGCTAGGTCCGTGGCGCAGATTGCGAGTTCCGCCAGAAACCAGAGACCCCAGGAAACCGGCTTCGGATAGGCGTCCCGGCAAGCCTGGGCGAGGTCGCGGCCCGTTGCGACCGCCAGCCGGGCGCAGAGGGATTGCAGGATGATCGCCATGATGTTGGAAATGAGCGCCACCGAGAGCAGTGCATAGCCGTATTTCGACCCGCCAGCGATGGATGTCGCCCAATTGCCGGGGTCCATGTAGCCCACCGCCACCAGGTAGCCCGGCCCTAAAAACGCGGCTGCACGCCGCCAGACTGACCCCGGACGGACCGCAATCGAACGATTCACCTCCGGCAACGAGGCGAGTTCCGAAGAGTGCCGCCATGCGGCCTTTCGCACGAGGGAGACGGGGGCGTGCTGGTCCATGGGGTCTTTCTGCAGTTGCAAACGATTTGCAATAAGAGGCTAGCTTGGATCGGAGGCCCCGGCAAGAGGAGAGTCGCACAAAGTTGCAAATGAGGGGCGCATACCTCTGAAGGGCAGGAGGCCGACAGCGCCATGGCCCGTCCTCAATAAAGCTCTTTGGGAATTTCCCTTCCCATGCTGAGACGGCGAACGTTGCCTAACGTGAGGGCTGTTCGAGCAGTGGCGCGGGTACACCTTTCCTTGAGGCAGAGGTGGGTCCGAAGGAGCGGGTGAGGGGTTATGGGTCCATCCGGACAGCGCTCTTTCCCTTGCTTGGCTGACCTCTCGGTCTCTCCATCCGGGCAGCTTGGGCCGCCGCAGCCTCGGTGCTGGCTGGTCGAGGATGGGCGACCGTCCCCATCCATCACATGAGGCGGTATTCTGCCCGGGCTCTATTTGCAGCCTCTCGACGCCTCGCCATGTTCGGGCGTGACAAGTCCCTTGAGGTTTGCTCTAGGTTTCCCAAAACCGGGACGGAAAATCTGGTAAGGGATGGAAATGCTCGAGAGTGTCCTGATCGCCAACCGCGGCGAGATCGCGTGCCGCATCATCCGCACCGCCAAGCGGCTCGGCATGCGCACCATCGCGGTCTATTCGGAGGCCGATGCGAATTCGCTCTTCGTGCAGATGGCCGACGAGGCCCATCTCATCGGCCCACCGCCCGCCCGCGAGAGCTATCTCCGGATCGACCGGATCATCGACGTCGCCAAGCGCACGAGGGCCGCCTCCATCCATCCCGGCTACGGGTTCCTGTCCGAGCGGGCCGAGTTCGCCGAGGCTTGCGCGGAAAACGGTATCGTCTTCGTGGGACCGCCGGCTTCCGCCATCAAGGCCATGGGCCTGAAGGATGCGGCTAAGGCGCTCGTGCAGCAGGCGGGCGTCCCGGTCGTTCCCGGCTACCACGGCTCCAAGCAGGATCCGGACTTCCTGCGCCAGAAGGCGTATGAGATCGGCTATCCGGTTCTCATCAAGGCGATCGCGGGCGGCGGCGGCAAGGGCATGCGGAGGGTCGACAAGGCGGCCGATTTCGACGCCGCCCTCGAGAGCGCGCAGCGCGAGGCGCAAAACGCCTTCGGCGATCCGCGCGTGCTGGTGGAGAAATACATCCTTTCCCCGCGTCACATCGAGATCCAGGTCTTCGCCGACGGTCATGGCAACGTGGTGCATCTGTTCGAGCGCGACTGCTCGCTCCAGCGCCGCCACCAGAAGGTGATCGAGGAGGCGCCGGCTCCCGGCATGACGCCCGAGATGCGCCGGACGATGGGACAGGCGGCCGTAGAGGCGGCCCGCGCGGTTGGCTATGTGGGCGCCGGCACCGTCGAATTCATCGCCGACGGACGCGAAGGACTGCGCGCCGACCGCTTCTATTTCATGGAAATGAACACCCGCCTCCAGGTGGAGCATCCGGTGACGGAGGCGATCACCGGGCTCGATCTCGTCGAGCTGCAATTCCGCGCTGCGTCCGGTGAGACGTTGCCCTTCACTCAAGAGGACCTGACGATCGACGGCCATGCCGTCGAGGCGCGCCTCTATGCGGAGGATCCGGAGAAGGAATTCTTGCCGTCGACGGGCAAGCTCTGGGCGCTCGAATTCCCGGAAGGCGAGGGTATCCGCATCGACACCGGCGTCGAGGCCGGCGCCGAGGTTACGCCCTATTACGACCCCATGATCGCGAAGGTCATCGCCCATGGCGCGACCCGCGACGAGGCCTTGGATACGCTCGCGGAGGCGCTCGGGCGCACGATCGTTGCCGGTCCGAAGACCAATGCGGCCTTCCTGAAGAAGCTGTGCGAGGCCGAAGGCTTCAGGGAAGGGCAGTTCGATACGGGCTTCATCGACCGCAATATCGAAAGCCTCGGCGTCGGGCCGCAGCCTGTGGACGAGGTTGCGGTGTCGTTCGGCGCCTCGGCATTGATCTCTCGCGAGATCGAGCGGCTTCGCATCGCGGAACTGCAAAAAAGCGACGAGCCATCATCGCCTTGGTCCATGCCGGATGGTTTCCAACTTCTGGGTCTGCGTAGTGTCGGTGTTCCACTGCGCGTCGATGGTGAGCGGGTTGAGGCCCGCGAGGTGTTCAGCCGCGAGCATCCTGGCGCAAGCACGGTCGCCTTCGGCGCGAGCGATCCATGGGCCGACGCCCAGATCGACCAGGAGGTGGAAGCGCCGCATGGCGTCTACATCATCCGCAACGGGCGCCAGACCCTGGTCCAGCCTTACGATCCCTTCGACGTCGATCTCGAACACATGGACGAAGGCGGCAGCGTCAAGGCGCCGATGCACGGCAAGCTCATCGCCGTTTTCGTGCAGCCGGGCGACCGGGTCGAGAAGGGGCAGCGGCTCGCCATTGTCGAGGCGATGAAGATGGAGCATGTGCTGGTCGCGCCTTCCGATGCCGAGGTGGCGGAGATCGCCGCCGAACCGGGCGCGCAGGTGGCGGAAGGAGCACGCCTCATCGTGCTCAAGACGGAGGAATGACCTGCGGCGCATCGCCCGGTGACGGACCGGCGGGCGCATGGTTGAAACGGACATGGCACTTCATCTGATCAAACTCTGCGTCGGCTGCGATTCGATCACGGATCTCGAAGAATGGATCGAGGAGAACCGCGCGCTGCATCGGCGACTCGGGCGGGACTACGAGCAGACGCATACCACCCGCATGGTGCCCAAGCGCGTCGACGAGCTCCTGGATGGCGGCTCGCTGTTCTGGGTGATCAAGGGGCAGGTTGCGGCCCGCCAGAGGCTTCTCGCCGTCCGGCCGTTCACCGATGGGGACGGAATCGGCCGCTGCCATCTGGTGCTCGAGCCGCAGGTGATTGCCGTGGAGCCGCGTCCCTATCGGCCCTTCCAGGGCTGGCGCTACCTCGTCGCCAAGGAAGCGCCGCGTGACATCGACCTGAAAGCGGGCGATCTTGCCGTCATGCCGGAGGATATGCGTCGCGAACTGGCTGAACTGGGCCTGCTGTAACTTATGTGAATCACCGGAGACCCTTCCATGAGATTCCTCGCTGCCACCGCCGCTCTTCTGATCTGTGCCGCGAGCCCGGCGCTTGCGAAAGAGTGCCGCATGCCCGACCTGCCGCCCGGCGTTCAGGTCCAGGTGCCGTCGGAATGCCGGGATCGATTGCTGGATCGCCGCGCGCAGGCCGAAAGGCAGGATTCCCTGAAGGCCAGCCCGGGCTTCATCGATCTTGGAAATGGCACGCAGGTACGGATCGGTGGTCGGGTCCGGGCGGAAGGGATGGTGCGGCGCTAGCCTTTTTCGCTGGGGATCGTCCTGGTGAATGGGGATCTTCTTGGAACCGCGCTGGCTCGTACAGCATTGGCTCAGCAGTTCAGTTGAGTGGAGGTTCCGATGCTGATGTGTGCATCCGAAGGCCGGCACTGGCGTTACGAAGTCTGCGAGCACGATGACGGCTATCTGGTCCAGATGCGTGACCTGACCACCGGGGAGCTCGACGAGGAATTCTCCACCATCTTCCGCACCCTTCCCGT is a window of Microvirga lotononidis DNA encoding:
- a CDS encoding DUF1489 family protein, with product MALHLIKLCVGCDSITDLEEWIEENRALHRRLGRDYEQTHTTRMVPKRVDELLDGGSLFWVIKGQVAARQRLLAVRPFTDGDGIGRCHLVLEPQVIAVEPRPYRPFQGWRYLVAKEAPRDIDLKAGDLAVMPEDMRRELAELGLL
- a CDS encoding Nramp family divalent metal transporter is translated as MDQHAPVSLVRKAAWRHSSELASLPEVNRSIAVRPGSVWRRAAAFLGPGYLVAVGYMDPGNWATSIAGGSKYGYALLSVALISNIMAIILQSLCARLAVATGRDLAQACRDAYPKPVSWGLWFLAELAICATDLAEVIGTAIGLNLLFDVPLEIGVVITALDVFLILYLQNLGFRWVEAFIITLLGVIAVCFGIQIAMADPDWAGVITGFAPTTEIVTNPDMLYLALGILGATVMPHNLYLHSGIVQTRAYGDTLPERREALRFATLDSTIALMFALTINASLLILAAAAFHHTGRTEIAELGEAHTLLQPILGSAIAPMLFGLSLLCCGLNSTVTATMAGQIVMEGFINFKMQPWLRRLITRGIAIVPAAAVTIAYGEGGTAKLLILSQVVLSLQLPFAVIPLVTMTASKAKMGELVTPRWLTVIAGTIAAVIVALNLKLLVDFVLG
- a CDS encoding acetyl-CoA carboxylase biotin carboxylase subunit, producing MLESVLIANRGEIACRIIRTAKRLGMRTIAVYSEADANSLFVQMADEAHLIGPPPARESYLRIDRIIDVAKRTRAASIHPGYGFLSERAEFAEACAENGIVFVGPPASAIKAMGLKDAAKALVQQAGVPVVPGYHGSKQDPDFLRQKAYEIGYPVLIKAIAGGGGKGMRRVDKAADFDAALESAQREAQNAFGDPRVLVEKYILSPRHIEIQVFADGHGNVVHLFERDCSLQRRHQKVIEEAPAPGMTPEMRRTMGQAAVEAARAVGYVGAGTVEFIADGREGLRADRFYFMEMNTRLQVEHPVTEAITGLDLVELQFRAASGETLPFTQEDLTIDGHAVEARLYAEDPEKEFLPSTGKLWALEFPEGEGIRIDTGVEAGAEVTPYYDPMIAKVIAHGATRDEALDTLAEALGRTIVAGPKTNAAFLKKLCEAEGFREGQFDTGFIDRNIESLGVGPQPVDEVAVSFGASALISREIERLRIAELQKSDEPSSPWSMPDGFQLLGLRSVGVPLRVDGERVEAREVFSREHPGASTVAFGASDPWADAQIDQEVEAPHGVYIIRNGRQTLVQPYDPFDVDLEHMDEGGSVKAPMHGKLIAVFVQPGDRVEKGQRLAIVEAMKMEHVLVAPSDAEVAEIAAEPGAQVAEGARLIVLKTEE